AAAGATATCCATCGACTCTATAATGAAAACCGAAGACTCGCAAAGCATATGCGTATACTCCAGCAGCAGCTTACATTGATGAAAGAGAAGATGCATTTAGTTAAACAACGTTATCTCAATGGTTTAGCCCAATATCGCGATTTTAAAGATGCTCTGCGTAGTTACTTGGGATACGAAGAAGAAAAAGAGTCTATTAAGCTGCAAATGATTCGCAATAGCGCACAGATAAATATCTTAATAGGTAAACAGATATTTTATGGCGAGAATTAAGGTAGTTTGGACGGGGGAGGGGACATATCCCTATGCTACTGGTGGCGTAAGTACTTGGGCTGATATTCTGATCAAAGAGTTAAAAAATATAGACTTCATACTTATGCCTATTATGATGCATCCCTATATGCAAGCAAAATATGAGATACCGCCAAATGTTGTTGATACAGTTAATGTTCCACTTTGGGGGACAGAAGAGCCTACAGAGTATATTCGCAATATTGAATTTTCCCGCATTTATAAAGCAAAAATCAAAACGCAAGAACATAAAGATATTGCACGGTTTGAGCCTATTTTAATAAAACTTCTCAATCATATCTATCAAAAAGAAGAAGATTTTGAGGGCCTTGGTTATGCTTTGGTAGAGTTTTATGACTATTTTTTGGAGTATGATTACTATGAGATATTTCGTAGTGAAGAGGTTTGGGAGATATATAAGCATTATCTTATAGAGCATTATAAAGATCAAAAAAATAAATTGCCTACGGTTTTTGATATGATAGAAGGGCTACGATATCTCTTTCGTTTTTTTATCTCTTTACTTCCTGAGTTGCCAAAAGCTGATATCTATCACTCTTCAGCTGCTGCATTTTGTGGGTTGCCCTGTATTATTGCTAAAATTAAACATAAAAGTAAATTTCTTCTTACTGAACATGGGATCTATATCAGAGAACAGTACCTTTTTGCTTCAAGAAACCAGACGCCTATCAAAACAAAAGAGTTCTTGTTAGGGCTTATTAAGACGGTTTCCCGCCTCAACTACCATTTTGCTGATGTTATATCTCCGGTATGTGAGTATAATAAGCGATGGGAACGCAAATGGGGAGCTCAAGAAGAGAAGATTAAAACAATTTATAATGGAATCGATGTACTGAAATTTCAACGTTTTGAGGTGGAGCGTGAAAAGCGGCCTAGTGTTGTAATGGTAGCAAGAGTAGATCCTTTAAAAGATGTAGAGACTTTTATACGCTGCTGTGGGATTGTTGCAAAAAGAGTTCATAATGTTCATTTTAAGCTCTATGGTCCTGAAGTAGATAAAGAGTATATGTTGCAATGTAAAATGCTTGTAAAAGAGCTAGGTATCGAGAGCAATTTTTCTTTCATGGGTCCTACTTCCAATCCTGCAAGAGCATACAATGAAGCTGATGTTGTTATGCTTACAAGTATTTCAGAGGCTTTTCCTTTTGCTGTGATCGAAGCGATGGCATGCGAGCGTGTTGTTGTATCAAGTGATGTGGGAGGAACAAAAGAGGTTCTTGAAGGATACGGTTTTATAGTTAAACCCAAAGATTATGAAGAGTTTTCTAAGTATGTGATATATCTGTTGGAAAATCCTCAATTTGCCAAGGAGCTTGGTCGGCGAGCAAGGGGTAGAATTCTCAATGGTTTTACTATTGAAGATATGGTAGATAACTATTGGAAACTCTATAGAGAACTTTATGAGAGCCGTCAAAATGCTTAGGGGTGATATGATGGAAGAAAAACTCAAAAATCTCTATAGGGAAATCACTAAAGAGAGAGGTGAACCTCTTGATTTTTGGGAAGTAGCAGCACTTTTGGAAGTTTATGGGATGAGAGATGTAGATGTAAAAAAAGAGTATGGATTTGAAGATGTTTTTGCATTGGCCAAAGAGCTCATGCGCTACAAAGATATCAAAAAATATCCCGTTAAAACTATAGTGAATATGCAAAAACTTCCTCCTATCAAAGAGAGAGTAATTCAAAACTACCTCAAAGGTCTCGCCTTCGCGATACCGATGCTTATACAGATTCTTGCCACTATTATTTTAGGATTTGCATTGTGGTCAAATATTCATATTGATGAATCTGTTGCTACTATGATAGCTTTTGGTACATTTTTGGCAATGATTTTTACTGGAGGTCCAGCGCAGATTATAGGACGTAAGGGACTTTATTATCTCAAAATGAATGAAGATGTATTAGCAGCTAAAACAATTTGGGTTTTTTATATCACAAGTGTTATAGCTATAGTTATACTCTCATTGATTTTTTTTCTTTTTAATACAATTTTTCAAACTTTAGATTCCCATCTTTTTATCATTTTCCTATCAACATTTTTTCTACTTTCAATACTTTTTTTGAATGTAAGTATTTACTATGTATTTGAGGAGTATGGGACGATTGCACTCTTTTTTGTTTTGGGTGTAGTGTTTGTGATACCAATACACTATATTCTACATATCGATTTTCCCCATGCACAGTTTGTTGCCATTGCGCTTTTAGATCTCTTTATTCTCTATTTTGCTAGACGAAAACTTATAAACCTTAAATCAAATGTACAATCTGAAGGTGAACTTTTACCTCGCGTTTCGATGCTTATCTATACTCTTTTGCCGTTTTTTATATATGGAGTCTTTTATTTTCTCTTTTTGGTATTAGATAAACTTATTGAATGGAATACGAATGCATTACATCACGGTTTTTTTATATGGTTTGATGTGAAATATGAAATAGGTACCGATCTGGCACTTATTGTACTAGTACTCCTTGTTGGATTGTTAGAAGTTGTAGTATATGAGTTTTTATATAAGACAAATGAGAATGTTTTTGCCTTTTCTTTGCATGAGTATGAGCAGTTTAATGGTTATTTTCAAAAATTTTATCGCAATGTAAATAGAATATTTATAATTTTTGCATTAGGGACGATAATAGTAACAAGTATATTTTCGGCTATTCTTGTTCATTTTGTGAGTGATGAGAGACTGCCTTTTTCGGTAGATTCAGCCTATGTGTTTGTAGTAAGTGCAGTAGCATATGCATTTTTGACTGCTGGGTTGATGAATGCTTTGATACTCTTTTCATTTTCAAGACAGAAGGTGGTAGTCAAAGCTATTGTGTTAGCTACTGTGGCAAATTTTTTTGTTGGCGTTATTTTCTCAAATCTCCTATATCGCTATTTTGCGGTAATGGGATTGCTAGTAGGGAGTGCAATATTTTGGTATGTTACTTACAGTTTTTTAAAAACTATGTTCAAAAAGTTTGACTATTACTATTATTCGGCTTTTTAAAGGAAGAGAATGAGAGTCTTCGTAACGGTATTGATATTGCTATTATTTGCAGGGTGTAGTGTAAAAAATGAAAATATAGACAAAGAACTAGCTAAAGAGGTACATCTCCATGTTTATTCCAATGAGCTTCAAGATATTTGGGCACAAAGGAGTAGTCCACGAAAATTGTTATACCGTTTCCCTTTTGTAGGAGCTCCTAAAGGTGAAGACATACGGGGTAAATTCGATGATAAGTTTTATAGCAGCATTAATTTAGTATACAATGCAAAAAAAATTGAAGATGTAGATTTTTGGAAACTGCGAGACAATCCAAAAAGTTTAGATTTTATCTATGTTCGTCCTCTATGGATCAAAGAGTATCGTAAGCTGACCAAAGATCTCTTTGCAAACATTGCCTATTCTTATAATATATCAGCTAAAGAACAAGAGATTTTACGCGACTGGGTATACAATGGTGGAAAGCTTTGGTTAGAGTTTGGGGTATATTCTACCAAATATGATATGTTTAACAAAAATGGAGAGATAGATCCAAGAAAAATAGAAAAACTTATTAAAAATAGTTTTACAGGGCTCACATTTTGGAAAAAGCCATTGCGTAACTTTATCTTCAAATCAGATGATCTTGATCTCATTAACTATCTCCCTACTATTAAGAGATTTCGCATAGATGAAAGAAAATCTCAAATTAAAGGTATAAAAAGACTCAAACTCAATATCTACAACTATATGGAAAATTATGTTCTTGTAGATGGGAAAGCATTGCTAGTTGACAAACAGGGGCGAACACTAGTGACACTTAATCGTTTTGGTAAGGGATATGTGTTGAGTATGCTGCCCTTTGAGTATCAAGATGTCTATTATGATGGAGAGCTATTGCGCTGGAAGCTTCTTTTTATGCTCTATGAGCGGCGATAAGGTAAAAATTTGACAAGAGAAGATTTTATTGATTATGGAATACTGCAAAAAATATTTTTTCTCAATGTAAAAAGTGCAATTCTTCTCTTTGTTGTTGCTTATATCCTTTTTATTTATGTTCCTCGGCGCATTTTTCCTCAAAAATATACTGGCGGTGGTATAGAAAATATCATATCTAATATCATATATATGCTTGTTTTTATTGAATTGAGTGTACCGTTGATGGTTTTTTTGAAGATTTTTAATACTTTTACGTTTATAAGTGCACTAATTATTACAAAACTCTTTTTTGTAAAGTTTTATGAGCATAAAGAGATAAAATCCTATCTTAGAGATATTAAAAACCGCACTATGATTGCGATATTTGACTTTTTTGATCACTATCATGAAAAAATTGAAGAGTTTAAAAAGAGAAAAAAGGAGGAAATTTTTCTCTATTTTAAACATCTTGATTATTATCAGGTATTTAAAAAGATATTGATATTTGCAGTTTTTGCACATCTTGTTTATATTTTAGGTTATAGATGTTTTATTGCTTTAGCGAATCCCCTTCCTGATACGAGCCAGTTTTTTGAGTGGGTAGCAAATCTCCAGCAAAATGTTCTCTATGCAGATAATAAAACGGCAAAAGCAGACTTTTACGGTATTTCAGTATTTATTTTTATATTACGCATTTTTACCCATTTAGATACGATTGTACTGTTTAATATCTATCCCTTGCTTCTCATTATATTTTTGCTTCTTGGTGTTTACTTTGTTTTGAAGCGTTTTAGTGTCTCTTCACTCATTGCACTCTTTACACTTCTTATCTATGGATCTTTTTTGATTGGATCTCCTTGGAATAGTTTCATAGCTACTCCAATTGCATTGACTGAAAATCCTGAAATTATTCGTTTTTTCTCTTTTAAAATTTATCAAGTGCCATCATCTTATCTGCTTCAGCCACATCTCTATTTAGAAAATATAGCTATGACACCACTCATGCGCTATTTTAGCGGTATGGCATACGAGTTTTCTTCAGCTTTTTATCTTCTTAATCTATTTTATCTCATTAAATCTGTTGATACTGGAAAAACAAGATATCTCTTTAACTATACCTTTACACTTATGCTTGTTTTTATATTTCATGGTGGAGGGGCAATTGCTTTAATTGTTCCAAGTATTTTTATTGCTTTACATGCTTTACTTAGTGGAAAACTAAGTATTTCTCTTTTAAAGAGGGGATTTGTTGCGATTTTCAGTGCGGCGATTTTAGGGAATGGGTGGGTTTTATCTGTATTAAAATATGGTATTCCACAAGATTTTGGAAATGCAGCACCATTTTTAGATAGATTGTTTCATACGAAACAAGCAATAGTACAAATTGCAACTGCAGGAATTGAAGAGGTAACTATTTCTTATCTTACTTGGGTGCACCTTTTTCTTGTTCTGTCTGCAATTGCTTTTTTCTTGATAGCAAGAGTGTATAAAAAAGGTTCTATTTTAGTAGTTTTTTACTGATTCCCCTAGGTTTTTTTGTTGTATACTACGCTGAAAATATCGGCTTTCCAAAACTGGTACATCCCTCACGGGGTGCAGAGTATCTCTTTTTAAGTATTACAATCATCATAGCGTGTTATATAAAACTGTTTTTATGGGTTCCTCTTAAACTTTTAATAAAAAGGTATGCAAAGTATATTTTTATGATGCTACTTTATGTAGCATTACTATTTTCTGCATTTGTTGTGGAGCATTATAAAAATACTGATGAGTATAGAAAACTAATCAATGGAGTACAATACTCTGATATACCCTATTTTCTCTATAAAATAGTAAGGCAGAATAAACCATTAACCTGGACTGTTGTTTCATACGTGCAAGAGAATTCAAAGGTATTAGGTAAAGGATATATGGTCAATACAAATGAGTTTATTATTCAGTATGATCCGAGGGATAGGTATGTAAAGATACCTACACCTAAAGTCTATATTTTTGTAGAGGATATTCCTCATAAATATACTGGAAAAGATCAATGGTACTATAGGTGGAGGAAAGATATACAAGATAATCTCAAGCACTGGATAGCACTCTATAGCGCAAAACATGATAATATTAAAATCTTTGCTAAGAGTCATCTTGTAACTGTATATGAGATAGATAATAGCGGTTATATAAAAGAGCTTGAAAGGAAAAGTCGTGAAAGCAGTAATAAATAGTAAATAAGCTAAACCTGTTTAGATATCTGAAAACCTTTTTAATAATGGACTATATTTGTGAGAAACTGAAATCTGATATTTTGGTAAAGCTATGACCTTTAGACTATGGTAACAGAAAATTCTTAGCAGTTTATAACTATATAGATAGCTATATTCTGCTGGAAGCTTCTTTTTATGCTCTATGAGCGGCGATAAGGTAAAAATTTGAC
The Nitratiruptor tergarcus DSM 16512 genome window above contains:
- the pelF gene encoding GT4 family glycosyltransferase PelF, coding for MARIKVVWTGEGTYPYATGGVSTWADILIKELKNIDFILMPIMMHPYMQAKYEIPPNVVDTVNVPLWGTEEPTEYIRNIEFSRIYKAKIKTQEHKDIARFEPILIKLLNHIYQKEEDFEGLGYALVEFYDYFLEYDYYEIFRSEEVWEIYKHYLIEHYKDQKNKLPTVFDMIEGLRYLFRFFISLLPELPKADIYHSSAAAFCGLPCIIAKIKHKSKFLLTEHGIYIREQYLFASRNQTPIKTKEFLLGLIKTVSRLNYHFADVISPVCEYNKRWERKWGAQEEKIKTIYNGIDVLKFQRFEVEREKRPSVVMVARVDPLKDVETFIRCCGIVAKRVHNVHFKLYGPEVDKEYMLQCKMLVKELGIESNFSFMGPTSNPARAYNEADVVMLTSISEAFPFAVIEAMACERVVVSSDVGGTKEVLEGYGFIVKPKDYEEFSKYVIYLLENPQFAKELGRRARGRILNGFTIEDMVDNYWKLYRELYESRQNA